Proteins from one Montipora foliosa isolate CH-2021 unplaced genomic scaffold, ASM3666993v2 scaffold_437, whole genome shotgun sequence genomic window:
- the LOC137988992 gene encoding uncharacterized protein: MIGFSWCGTFCRHILASLHFNENVKRDTQLSKKGEKYYRVTYPKFKLGEEVVREVASPPTYGYVESMKNLLFRLPKGTLKEVAERYSAKVPKPLCAGFTDRVNKGTAVKNYEARTQKRNTLIPESADQDVLQQSCTVPVEGVNRGFSQTRNCSKCKQPGHTWRTCQAIYKP; this comes from the exons ATGATTGGGTTCTCTTGGTGTGGAACTTTTTGCAG GCATATCCTTGCAAGCCTTCATTTTAACGAGAACGTGAAAAGGGACACACAGCTATCTAAGAAAGGAGAGAAATATTATAGAGTGACATACCCAAAGTTCAAACTGGGTGAGGAGGTTGTCCGAGAAGTGGCTTCTCCACCAACTTATG GTTACGTTGAAAGTATGAAGAATCTGCTATTTAGATTGCCAAAAGGTACACTGAAAGAAGTGGCTGAAAGATATTCTGCCAAGGTACCAAAGCCTCTATGTGCAGGGTTTACTGATCGAGTAAATAAAGGCACAGCAGTCAAGAACTATGAAGCCAGAactcaaaaaagaaacacgCTGATCCCTGAAA GTGCAGATCAAGATGTTTTGCAGCAGAGCTGTACTGTTCCTGTAGAGGGAGTGAACCGCGGTTTTTCTCAAACACGAAACTGTTCTAAATGCAAACAGCCTGGTCATACCTGGAGAACTTGCCAAGCCATTTATAAGCCTTAG
- the LOC137988993 gene encoding uncharacterized protein, producing the protein MLTGLAIHTLCSSIIPVLPPDLHTSIGVREIESKYKVIKKQIEVIADRCVEKEVTSEDERITNNLKSGDEIKQRYLETLQKYASYKKELSAPKLQADPVGDGANYKCLPWQRLFGQEGAHQDPKWRSSSDPEEGDSVESEDEDIGVVYAQITPYQDEPLAKEDDEENGERNKEEDLDGLTPAVLETRYEREVSVESWCQCDRCSDQHLVGALEFRCCREVVNASAKMTFDGSIERIKCITRHEDYSALTNRTVLLQVAPLLKDKDGRSYRVSTNEFIRAAAYRWTVRWLCGYMGWENTRPLPACIYQDLRTRYPTPHTQSRGYKNS; encoded by the exons ATGCTTACTGGACTGGCTATTCATACCTTGTGTTCTAGTATTATTCCTGTGTTGCCGCCAGACCTCCATACCTCAATAGGAGTGCGG GAGATTGAGTCAAAGTACAAGGTGATTAAGAAACAAATAGAGGTCATTGCTGACAGATGCGTTGAAAAAGAAGTCACTTCAGAAGATGAACGAATTACAAATAATCTGAAATCTGGAGATGAAATTAAACAAAGATATTTAGAAACTTTGCAAAAATACGCAAGTTACAAAAAGGAACTAAGCGCCCCTAAATTGCAAGCGGACCCAGTGGGAGATGGTGCAAATTACAAATGTCTTCCCTGGCAAAGACTGTTTGGTCAGGAAGGTGCGCATCAAGACCCAAAATGGCGA TCATCTAGTGACCCCGAGGAAGGAGATTCTGTGGAATCAGAGGATGAAGATATTGGGGTGGTTTACGCTCAAATAACCCCTTATCAAGATGAACCATTAGCCAAAGAAGACGATGAAGAAAATGGAGAACGGAATAAAGAAGAAGATCTGGATGGACTTACGCCTGCAGTGCTTGAGACAAGATATGAAAGGGAAGTTTCCGTAGAGTCATG GTGCCAATGTGACAGATGCAGCGATCAGCATTTGGTTGGTGCTCTGGAGTTTCGCTGCTGTCGAGAGGTGGTGAATGCTTCCGCAAAAATGACGTTTGATGGCTCGATTGAGCGAATTAAGTGTATTACAAGACATGAAGATTACTCGGCACTCACAAACAGGACGGTTCTACTCCAAGTCGCCCCATTGCTGAAGGACAAAGATGGACGTTCTTACCGAGTGAGTACAAATGA ATTCATTCGCGCAGCTGCCTATCGTTGGACTGTACGCTGGCTTTGTGGGTATATGGGATGGGAAAATACGAGACCTTTACCAGCGTGTATTTATCAGGACTTGAGGACGCGTTATCCGACTCCGCATACACAATCGCGAGGAtacaaaaattcttaa